DNA from Ovis aries strain OAR_USU_Benz2616 breed Rambouillet chromosome 15, ARS-UI_Ramb_v3.0, whole genome shotgun sequence:
ATCTGTTTACAGCCGCTCCTATTTTTTCCCTTCAGGTCATATGAATGGTATCAGATACTTTGAGTGTAGCtcctttcacttggcataatatgTTTTAGATTCATTCAAATTCTGCCATCTATTAATAGTCTGTTCCCATTTTTTGCCGAGTAACATCCAGTTGTGTGGCTGTATCAtagtttctttatcctttcaccaGTTGAAGGATATTTGCGTTGTTTCTCATTATTGTTGTTAGTGGAAAAAGCcattataaatattcatgtataGGTTTTTGAGTGACTATAAATTGTTATTCACTTGGGTAAGTCCCTTGTAGTAAACTTACTATGTTGTGTGGTAGGTATGCGTTTAATTTGATTAAAAACTGTCCATCTGTTTTctgtagtgactgaacaattttattctcattttgcatttttaagctATTAAAAGATggggttttaaattaaaaatgaagcacATATTGCCTcaagttttaaatttcatgtctCCCTAATTagtatttaaagataaaaagaagagtTTTGGGGAATGAGGATTATTTATGCAAGTAAAGAAGAAGGTGCAATTCAAGACAGAAAGTCatacagggacacacacacatacacacacttaggACTGGAGACTGAAAACCTTAATGATAGTTAAATCCTGTCTAGTTAGCAATTCTGgaaatatttacaattatttaaatttttctgagaTATGTGGACTATAAAGATCTATTGTATCTCCTATGGAATATAGGTTTTAATCTCTAAGCCCTTTGAGGCTCAGTGGTAATCACAGGTaatgattctaaaattcacattttacaaTTTTATGACATATATAAACTATTATTTCTTTGTCAGAACAGATGAGACATATACCTCTGTCACTGTCGACATGCACAACTACAATGCGGTAGGGAGGGGAGGTGCTGTTGGCTGTGGAGGGGAGCCTGATTACAGTGACATGAATCATGAACGGGAGAAAAGGACCAGAGGTATAGGTACAGTGACGTCTTTTAAGACGATTTGCTCTGAGGAATGGGTAGTACTAGACCAGTACTAGAGACACCCTCTACCACTATACttacaagaagaaaatatatagtCAAGCAATtgtaaatgataataataaacataaataagtaAAGGTTATTAGGAATGCTAACAGGAAAATCAGTTATTAGAAAACAACTAACTTAAAGTTTCACTACCcataatgtatttaaataataaCAGAGAGATTAAAGTTTATTAAGCAAATCTAAAGATTTATGGCAATATTATctgaattaaaaatggaaattgtAAGGGTACTACCACTTATAaagtacaaaggaaaaaatgaatctATGACATTTTGTAAATGTTGTAACACTTTATCCAACATATCCTACTGCATAtgtaataaactaaaaataaatgttgcCACATAAATAACTGCCAAATTTTCTAGGACCTTTGTCTATATAGGGCTAcagaaaaatcattagaataaaacaaaataaatattataagtgAAAACACCTGTTACTTTTTGTTTATGtgcttaataaatttaaaagggagTTTATATAAGACAGCATGGGAAAGAGTACAGTGAGGCAGAGACTCTCACAAAATGCTAGCCAGCACGTAAAAGGTCTCTAACTTTTTCATAAACAGctctttaaaataagaatttcatAGTTTCATTGCTTATATTCCATTATTTACACTTCAAGAATTTGACCTCACATAACATATACCCTTACGTAAAAAAATTTGAAGGGACAAAATTAAATGTAAGGAAATCCCTAAACATTATATAGAGGATTCATATGATGCCATTATATACCATAGTAGTACATATGTAGTCATTTGAAATGAAGTTTTATCAAGACTATTTACTAGGTATTCATATAACAGTTTGCATGGTTTAAGAACTAGTTGCGAGGCACAGGTCTAAGTGTATTATCATcttattcagttgagttcagttcagttgctcagttgtgtctgactctgcaacaccatgaaccacagcacgccaggcctccctgtccatcaccaactccctgagtttacccaaactcatgttcatcaagtcggtgatgccatccagccatctcatcctctaacgtccccttctcctccggcctccAATCCCTCCGacaatcaaggtcttttccaatgagtcaactcttcacatgaggtggccaaaatattggagttgcagcttcagcatcagtccttccaaagaacaccagactgatctcctttagaatggactggttggatctccttgcagtccaagggactctcaagagtcttctccaacaccacagttcaaaagcatcaattctttggcgctcagccttcttcacagtccaactctcacatccatacatgaccactggaaaaatcatagccttgactagttggaccgttattggcaaagtaatgtctctgcttttcaatatgctatctaggttggtcataactttccttccaaggagtaagcatcttttaatttcatggctgcagtcaccatctgcagtgattttggagctcaaaaaaataaagtctgacactgtttccactgtttccccatctatttcccatgaagtgttgggaccagatgccatgagcttagttttctgaatgtggagctttaacccaggagaaggcaatggcaccccactgcagtactcttgcctggaaaatcccatggacggaggagcctggtaggctgcagtccatggggttgacaAGAGTCGGACagcactgagcgacttcactttcacttttcactttcatacgttggagaaggaaatggcagcccactccagtgttcttgcttggagaatcccagggaagggggagcctggtgggctgccgtttgtggggtcgcacagagtcggacacgactgaagtgacatagcaataacccaactttttcgctctcctctttcactttcatcaagaggcttttagttcctcttcacttcctgccttaaggctggtgtcatctgcatatctgaggttattgatatttctccctgcaatcttgattccagcttgtgcttcttccagcccagcgtttctcatgatatactctgcatagaagttaaataagcagggtgaaaatatacagccttgacttactccttttcctatttggaaccagtctgttgttccattacaagttctaactgttgcttcctgatctgcatataggtttctgaagaggcagatcaggtggtctgtattcccatctcttttagaattttccacagtttattgtgatccacacagtcaaagcctttggcatagtcaataaagcagaaatagatgtttttctggaactctcttgctttttccatgatccagaggatgttggcaatttgatctctggatcctctgccttttctaaaaccagcttgaacatctggaagttcatggttcacgtattgctgaagcctggcttggagaaatttgagcattactttactagcgcatgagatgagtgcaattgtgtggtagttttagcattctttgggattgcctttctttgtgattggaatgaaaactgatcttttccagtcctgcgaccactgctgaggtttccaaatttgctgacatattgagtgcagcactttcacagcatcatctttcaggatttgcgatagctcaactggaattccatcacttccattagctttgctttcgtgatgctttctaaggcccacttgacttcacattccaggatgtctggctctaggtgagtgatcacaccatggtgattatctgggttgtgaagatctttttgtatagttcttctgtgtattcttgccacctcttcttaatatcttctgcttctgttaggtccataccatttctgtcctttatcaagcccatctttgcatgaaatattctcttggtgtctctattttcttgaagagatcgctagtctttcccattctgttgttttcctctctttctttgcactgatcactaaggaagactttcttatctctccttgctattcttttggaactctgcattcaaatggggctatctttccttttctcctttgctttttgcttctcttcttttcacagctatttgtaagccttcctcagacatccattttacttttttgcattacttttccatggggatggtcttgatccctgtctcctgtacaatgttacgaaccccacatccaaggagcaacGGCTGCATGGGTGCAGGGGCCCCAGAGGATTTACTCCATGTTCAGTGTCAGGAGGggtggccaagaggagatacctctgtccaaggcaaggagcagctgtgaagagatactccatgttcaaggtaagagaagtccaagtaagatggcaggtgttgtgagagggcatcagagggcagacacactgaaaccataatcacagagaaatagccaatctgatcacacagatcACAGCCTTatataactcagtgaaactaaaccataccctgtggggccacctaagatggatgggtcatggtggagaggtctgacagaatgtggtccactggagaagggaatggcaaaccagtattctcgcctggagaaccccatgaacagtatgaaaaggcaaaatgataggatactgaaagaggaacaccccaggtcagtaggtgcccaacatgctactgaagatcagtggagaaataactccagaatgaagggatggaccaaagcaaaaacaatacccagttgtggctgtgactggtgatagaagcaaggtccgatgctgtaaagagcagtattgcaaggaacctggaatgttaggtccatgaatcaaggcaaattggaagtggtcaaacaggagatggcaagagtgaacattgacattctaggattcagcgaactaaaatggactggactgggtgaatttaactcagatgaccatgatatctactactgtgggcaagaatcccttagaagaaatggagtagccatcatggtcaacaagagtctgaaaagcagtacttggatgcaatctcaaaaatgacagaatgatctgttcgtttccaaggcaaaccattcaatatcacagtaacccaagtctatgccccaaccagtaatgctgaagaagctgaagttgaatggttctatgaagaccctcaagaccttttagaactaacaccctttTAGttagtccttttcattataggggactggaatgcaaaagtatgaagtcaggaaacacctggagtaacaggcaaatttggccttggagtgcagaatgaaacagggcaaagggtaatagagttttgctaagagaatgtactggtcatagcaaacaccctgttccaacaacacaagagaagactctacacatggatatcaccagatggtcaacatcgaaatcagattgattatattctttgcagccaaaaatgggggaagccctatacagttaacagaaacaagactgggcCTGACTGGCTCTGATCATGagccccttattgccaaattcagacttaaattgaagaaagtagggaaaaccactagaccattcaggtatgacctaaattaaatcccttatggttatacaatggaactgagaaatagatttaagggactagatctgatagacagagtgcctgatgaactatggacagaagtttgtgacattgtacaggagacagggatcaagaccatcatcTTATTCAAGTCACCCTAAAACATGAGATCATCATGAGTCTTATGATTCTCATTGCTTTTCAGAGTGAGAAATGAATGGTTTAATTTGTGTtcaaagatacacagatgatacatGGTGAGCAGAGATTAAACTCAGCACTCTGGCCACCTACCTCCCTAAGTCCCCCAGCCCTACACTGTACTGTCCTCTCTTCAAAGGAAAAAACTTCGCCAAAAATCAagcaacaaaaaagcaaaactttagcCAAAATGTACATAGCTATTCAGTAAACTGCATATAGATAAgcaaaaaatgaatagaaaacttAATAGGagatttttgcttctttctcagtttctgaattttctgtttttaaatgaacTTGGACTAGTTCCATAGGTTATTAGCTTTTATATTATCACTGATCTTAATAAACTAAGTAATTTAAGAcatcttttgaaaagaaaatatttctgagttttaaaaaaagcactATCTCCCAAAATAATTTCAATTAGGTGAGCCAGGAAAGTTTGcatttttgttataaatatttcCACACAGGTAAatcaaatgatacaaataaagcATATCTAAATTAGCAGAAAGTGAATTATATATGATAGCTTTCCTTTCCTGTGGACAAAGACAATTGTTCTAATGttctcatgtttctttttttttaaatgtttttatgcaTGTTCTGATGTTTCAAAACAGGTCTACATGTATGTaactcacatttttaaaaactcaagaaaaatACACAACACATGACTCTCACTACTATTATATTTCCAATGCTCACTTGAAATCTGGGAACTTCCACATTCTGTTTTACTCATTTCtgtactttaattttcatttcgtGGTATAAAAATGACCCATTAGCCTTTCCCACTCTCTCAACATAAGTATTTGTACAAATGTAGTCACAAATCGATTATTCTTTCCAACTAATTGTTTGAACAACCATCTACCTAATAAACAAGAAGCCTAATATGTCTTATGAGGCTACTTCTCTCTACAATTGTCTAAGAATCCAGTCAGATGAGAGCAGCTCTCCTCTGATGTAAGAGGCTATTGGAGTTTGATCAGACTTCTATAAGCTACCATTATCACAGCCACATGATATTTAGTCCCCTACCAAGTCCACTTGGCAACTCTATCAGGAGTGTGTCCACAGCATATATTTTCCCAGGATTCTCCTTAAGGCCCCCATGACCTCTTTATTCCTCAGGCTGTAGATGAGGGGGTTCAGGGCTGGGGTGACAATCGTGTAGAAGACAGAGATGATGTTGTCTTGCTTGGGGCTGTGGAGGGAACTGGGAAGAACATACATGAATGTGGCCGCTCCATAGAACATCCCGACCACAGTCAGGTGGGAAGAGCAGGTGACCAGGGCTTTCTGCCTCCCTTCATTTGAGGGCATGTGGAGCACAGTAAGCAGGACTAGTGTGTAGGAGGCAAGGATAGCAACAAGAGGAGGAATCAAGAAGGTCACACCCATCGCATACACCATGAGTTCATATCTGGAAGTATCTGCACAGGCCAACTTCAACAGAGGTGGAATCTCACAGAGCAGGTGGCTGATCTCATGGGCTTTGCAAAAGGGATAGTGCATGGTATACACAGTATATACAATGGCACTAAGGGATGCCAAAATCCAGGATGTGGCCACCATGAGCCAGCAAACTCTCGGCCTCATGAGGACCATGTAGTCCAGAGGATGACAAATGGCCACATACCTGTCATAGGCCATGAAGGCCAGTAGGAGGTCCTCTGCACCACCCAGGGTCAGTGCCAGAAACATCTGAAGGGCACAGCCCACGAAGGAGATGGTGTTTTCACTGAGCAGAAAATCCACAATGGCCTTGGGAGTGACAACAGATGTGAAGAGGAGGTCCATGAGAGAGAGCTGCCTGAGCAGGAGGTACATGGGCACGTGGAGCCGGGCATCCGTTGTGATGGCCAGGAGCAGAAGGCAATTGCTGGTGAGGGCCAGCATGTACAGGACTGTGATTGTAGCACAGATCAGCTCAGGAGACAAACTGTCATTCAGAATCCCCATCAATATGAAGCCACTTCCCAGGGTGGAGTTCCAGTGCTTCATTCTGTGTTGTTTCTTTAGTTGCCTAGAACCAAGTAGATTctaggtgaattttttttaagatggttGCAGCATTTTGTAACATCAGAGGCCCCATACAATGACCAATATGAGTCCAATATGGTGATTCCTTTCTCACTCGTAgctaattttatttcttgatctCTGTTTCTGAATCTTCTAAGTATCTTGAAAAGAACCATCTGAATGGAGAACAAGCATCACATTAACAGCTAAATATTCAAAGATCACTAGATAAGAATATTATTCAGGATATCAAACCTGAATATGTATCTCCCCAGAAATTCAAATCATCTTTCTCATTACAATATATCAATATCCAGGTATCCATGCTCTTAATAATTCTTATACCTATGCTTTAGGTATAATGTTTGACTGATGATTTAAGTACCCAGTCACTGTTCTGTGTACCTATTTTGAATATGAAATACTAAAACAAGAGCATCAGTGTGATATCAATAATGTAcctcattatttttttccatatactGTATGTCCACATTGATTTGCAGCCCTCAAAGCTGTAGACACAGTCTTATTAGAAGAGCTAAAGTGTGTACCTTAGTTCACTGGAACAGCCCTACACTCTCCATGTGCCAAAGAGGGAAGATAATTTAGATTGTCTGAGACTAGGGAATAGTGTGCTTGAGGTGATGTCACTTTCAGAACTTAACCTTTAAAATCAAGGCAAACATAGCTGTTTCATTATAACtgttttaactgtttcttttaTAAGCTGTTTCTTATATAATAAAGGTGACCCTGGGATTACtcagaaatatgaaaaacataAGGAATTGATAAGGAAGCTCAGACTGTTTGGGGGAGAAATAGGGAaagttttaggggaaaaaagagcaTGTGTTGTATTTGTAATCAAGCTCATTAACCTTAGCTTCCCTCTCTTTCACCATCTTAGGTCCCCAAACTACAGAGCCAGGGCATCCACACTGCATTGAGGAGCCACAGGGGAGGAAAAAGAGCTCCTGTTCTGAAAGCTGCCATGGGAGTCTGGGACCCATTCCCAGAGAAGCTTTCTAGAACAGGGACATGAGATTGACAAAAATCAGTCTCACACATCATGGAAACTGGGCAGATAAATCCAactttgaacatattttaaaaagtctgtaaaTGAGGCATATTTCTAAAACTCACTTTCCTCTATTATGTCATATATTGTGACATTTCACTAGTTTCCATTGACTTCTACAGGTTCCACAGAATTTTAATAGTAAAGAGGTACTAAAACATGTCACAAAACTATCATCTGATCTTAAATGGTCCTTCAGAGGCATATATTATAACATAGctacaaatatttttatcagaTGCCAGCAAAGCCTATGGGGTCTAAAGACAGATCCTGATGCTACCACCCGGAAGCACATACACTGGTCTGGGATGTAGCATAGAATCTTCCATCAAGCCTCACTGATTCCTCctcatttttagaaaacaaagaatagaGGAGTTTGTGATGAGGTATAGAGCCCAAGCACCAGAGAATCTGGAAGACGGAGTAGCTGAAGTTCTTAGGATCTGCACTGGGCTCCGTTTCTCAAGTCGAAATTCCTCAAGACTGCACCTTTCCCTGAAAGTGAGACAATACTCTTACCTGAGGCGGTTAAATGTCAGCTGCCTGACCACATGGACAACCCTGGGGATTGTTTGAGGGTCAAGGAAGATGCAGTAGAAAATGAGAAGGAAGATGGGACTTTTCCAGCCATATCCAATAGGTTTGATTTTGCTAAGCGATGTTAAAAGTCTGAGGGGTCTGACCAAGGTCAGTTAGGACTCCTTCCGTTCCTTCAGTTCCTCTGCAGGTCTGCTCTGGAAATGCAATCCTTGCTGACAGAGCCAGCTGAATCCTTCTGACTTGGAGAGCTTCTACGGAACAAGAGGATAGCTTTCCTGTTTTTACACCtgtggaaaattaaaagaaactgctTCTGTCACATAGCTCCTCAAGTAAAAGTTTCATCTATCTATTGTGCATTAATCAGACAGAGTTCATGGGTACTGATGCTGAGACTTTTATTTACTCTTGCTGGCGTCTgggagaaaaaatgaaagcagtgagAATCGGGAGGAAGTAGATATTAGAAGGGCTGCTCAAAGGAGACCCAGCAATGACTGATCTCACCGTCCCTGGGGCCAACACGAGGCCAGGGCCTGTCCTGAGGGAGGCTACCCAGTTTCCTCATCCCACGATCCCACTCCCTCTGTTCTACCCCTGTGTTTAGAGGGACTTAGCCTAGCCTCTCAGCTGTAATGGCCTTTCCTAGAAAGGCTGGTCCAGGAAACAGGATGGTAATGAATCCCTTTGGGCCTGTTTCCTGGCCCTGTTTCCTTGTACTCTTCTCTCGCTAAATGAGCTTGGAGGCCCTGGGTTTCTATGTCACCTAAGGAAGGCACTGATAGCCCATTTCCAAATTACCGACTGAAATGAACAGGAAGAAAAGACCCTTTCATGGTCAATCAGTCCTCTGCCCCAAATTTAAGGTGGGTTTTGAGGCATCTATGGGACATTgcttcccacctccatccccctgGCCTCACTTATCATCTTCTTAGCCTGGACTATTTAATTCAACATGACTGTGCTCTGTGGAGTCTGTAGTTCCAAGTCTTCCCTCCATGACCTTTGGCAATCTGTTTTGTCCTGTACATACGTATGTGTGTTGGTGTTATAATGTATGCCACAAGCGACGTTTGAAGAGAAAGTGTGCAACTTCGTAAACACTGAGCAGCCAATAAAAAAAGTTATCCAGACAGTACTGAATATAGAGAACATCAGTGTTAATGAAAATCTTTTAAACTCTCTCAAAGAAACAAGACAGATTTCCCACTGATAAAGACAGAAGATAGTGGAGTTCTCACTGAAGTTATAGGACAAGAGAGAAATATCTTCAGAAGTGCTGAGGGAACATAACTGCCCTCACCGAGAGTTTTCTGCATAGATTAAAGCATCAGTAGAGAGTgacaaaaaaattacaaacaaaacTATAAGGCTTTACCACCAAAGATGCCCAAATATAATAATTTCATCAAGAAGGAAGGTGATGCCTAGGGATGTATATATATTACAGGGAGCAATGATGAACACAGTAATTGGCTCAACAAATAATCTGGCAAGTTTAATTGACAGAATAAATACAATCGTATTTCAAAACTATAACACTAAACTCTTGACAAAAAACAATATGGCAGGGGACTTTTTCTAATGGTACTCAAAGAAGGTTGTAGAAGCAGGGTATTAAAAGCTTCATATCCTCTTATTTACAATtatcttttcctgtatttttttcagtgttactaAGGTACAGTTTTCATACAGTTAAATTCACCTTTTGTAGTATATAGTGCTGCaagttttaataaatgtatatttgttgttcagtcactaagttgtgtctgactcttttgtgaccccatggactacagcttgccaggtttctctgtccagggaacttcccaagcaagaatactagagtgggttgccatttccttttccaagggcttttcctgacccagggatcaacccacatctcctgcactggcagattctttgccactgaggtaccaaggaagcccatatatagtATACAGCCACCACCAAAATCAAGATATAGAAGTTGTATCAACCTCCCAAATTCTCTGGTGTCCTTTGGTAATTATATCCTGCCCTCCACCAGTCCCCTGCCAACTCTCTGATCTGTTTACCACtgctactatttttcttttttgccttttcagcaTGTCATATGAATGGTATCAGACACTTGAGTATAGctgctttcacttagcataatatatTTGAGATTTATCCAAATTCTGCTGATTATTAGAAGCCTGTTCATACTTATTGCTGAGTAGTGTCCACTTGTATGGATGTATCATAGCTTGCTTATCTATTCATCAAAGACATCTGTGtgttctttctgatttttgttgtttgtgtAAAAAGCCATTACAAACATTCAGGTGCAGATTTTCAAGTGAACATAAAGTTACTCACTTGGGTCAATATCTTTTAGTGAACTTGCTCAGTTTTTTGGTAAGTGTATTTTTAAGGAATtatcttccatagtgactgaagcattttcatttccaattttacttttcattttgcaTTCTATTAAATTGCAAAATATAGGCTCTTTAAGTTGTCATTCAAAATGAGGGAATTATTGCCTCAACCCTTAAACCTCACATCTTTCCAATAAGCATTTTCGAAAGTAGAAAAAGGAGTTTTGGGAAATGAGCAGAATTTTTTATGCTTATTAGAAGGAGTGCAATTCCAGAGAGAAAATCATGTAGGAACACACACACTGAGTATAAGACTAAAAACATTAATGACAATGGAATTCTGTAGAGTTAGCAGTGTTGGAAGTTCCCACAAATTGTTCAAACTTTTTCTGAGACATGTAGATTTTTTGTTGTATCTTCTATGGAATGTAGTTTTTAATCTCTAAAACCTTTTTATGGTCATTGGTTATCATGGGTAATTAAAGTTCACATTTACCACTTTATAAAATACACAAACTATATTTTCTTTGTCAGACGATGAATCACAAACCTGTCTTTGCTGACAAGCGCAACTGCAGTACTCCGGGTATGGCGTGGAAGGGGACCTGATTACAGTGGCAGGTGTCCTGAATAGTAGGAAAGGGCCTGAAGCTACGTGTATAGTTAGACCCTAAAGCCATAGTTCCTGGTAAGATGACTTGTTCTGAGAAATGGAGTAGGAACTGGAGGGGAGAGTATGACTTCAAAGAAGAGTTCTTTAAGATGGGGGTTACTGGAGCAAGTGTGTAAACTGCAGCAAATATTTCTGTAAAGAGATGCTGCAGAGCAGAAGCAGATAATGCTAATACCTATTTCTCTGAGTAGTAAGAGAACTTGGTTCAAGAGAACTTAGTGTAGTGTTTGGTCTCTCACgggcactttttaaattttaacaatgaaaaataactcagccatttaaaaagagtgaaattctgtcatttgtagcaacatggattgTCCTGGAGAATATGATGGGCTCTTCCAAAGATGAAAACACGATGTGCAGCTATGCTAGTCAAGCTGGTAGTGGAAGATGATGAAGTTCTATATATCTACTCCCCTTTTCCCTGTGATGTATGATGCAAGTCATAAGCAGAGAGTCAAGGTGTGAAATGGTATTTTTAGGAAATAACAAACAAATTATATTGGGTGAGGCAATAGGATACTACATTCCTGGGAGTTAAGACTGAATACTGCAAAAAGATAGCACTTCCAAATCAATGTATGAGTTAAATACAATTGCAACAATATACCAGTGTGGTTTTTTGAACAGTTAGCAGATGATTCAAAAATTCATCAGGAAGAATAAACTGATGGTAAAACCTAAGGAAATTTTggtgaggaaaaatgg
Protein-coding regions in this window:
- the LOC101115567 gene encoding olfactory receptor 2AG1 codes for the protein MKHWNSTLGSGFILMGILNDSLSPELICATITVLYMLALTSNCLLLLAITTDARLHVPMYLLLRQLSLMDLLFTSVVTPKAIVDFLLSENTISFVGCALQMFLALTLGGAEDLLLAFMAYDRYVAICHPLDYMVLMRPRVCWLMVATSWILASLSAIVYTVYTMHYPFCKAHEISHLLCEIPPLLKLACADTSRYELMVYAMGVTFLIPPLVAILASYTLVLLTVLHMPSNEGRQKALVTCSSHLTVVGMFYGAATFMYVLPSSLHSPKQDNIISVFYTIVTPALNPLIYSLRNKEVMGALRRILGKYMLWTHS